Proteins encoded together in one Coffea arabica cultivar ET-39 chromosome 2c, Coffea Arabica ET-39 HiFi, whole genome shotgun sequence window:
- the LOC140035376 gene encoding uncharacterized protein yields the protein MLGPNPELGVHPKVQVAAAIQHMTDLLAHVIEHQGQNPNHQLGNPGNHIEGEDRALERFQKFLLPKFLGGPDPDVAERWLEKMIDIFAALHYTEERHVTFAVFQLEGAARSWWNIIRLKWEREQTPRTWVNFMREFNTKYFPPLIQEKKEDEFIRLHQGTQTVVEYESQFTRLSKFAPELIMTEQRRRRRFVQGLNVEIQKDLVVAQLNTFSDAVKKVQRVESAKFQVRNFQANKREFPGSTSEQGDKGTPPKIGRGNEEVQLPRMSSGASQRGSVSASRGPCGYCGKPNHTEDVCWKKGRKCLRCGSADHQIANCPGRS from the coding sequence ATGCTTGGACCTAATCCCGAACTTGGAGTGCACCCTAAAGTTCAGGTAGCTGCCGCTATCCAACATATGACTGACCTTTTGGCACACGTAATAGAACATCAGGGTCAAAATCCCAATCATCAGCTGggaaaccctggtaatcacattgagggtgaggatagagctctcgaaagatttcagaagttcttgCTACCTAAATTCCTGGGGGGACCAGACCCTGACGTGGCCGAGAGATGgctagagaagatgattgatatatTTGCCGCGTTACATTATACTGAGGAGCGACATgtcacatttgctgtcttccaactagagggagcagcccgttcttggtggaatatcataagactgaaatgggaaagagaacaaaccccaaggacgtgggtgaatttcatgagagagttcaacacgaagtattttccacccctgatccaggaaaagaaagaagatgagtttattaggctccaccagggaactcaaaccgtcgtcgaatatgagagccagttcaccagaTTGTCCAAATTCGCTCCCGAACTAATAATGACTGAGCAAAGGAGGAGAAGGCGTTTTGTCCAAGGATTAaatgttgagatccagaaagacctggTTGTAGCCCAACTcaatacctttagtgatgcggtaAAGAAAGttcaacgagttgaaagtgcaaaatttcaagttagaaactttcaaGCTAACAAAAGGGAATTTCCTGGAAGTACCTCAGAGCAAGGGGATAAGGGTACGCCTCCTAAGATTGGAAGGGGAAACGAGGAAGTACAATTACCAAGAATGTCAAGTGGTGCCTCACAGAGAGGCTCAGTCTCCGCTTCTCgtggtccctgcgggtactgtgggaaaccgaatcacacggaggatgtctgctggaagaaaggaaggaaatgtctgcgttgtgggagCGCAGATCATCAAATCGCAAATTGCCCAGGCCGATCTTGA